The following coding sequences are from one Anolis sagrei isolate rAnoSag1 chromosome 6, rAnoSag1.mat, whole genome shotgun sequence window:
- the PGAP3 gene encoding post-GPI attachment to proteins factor 3 isoform X1: MAARAALLLLLLGAAGAGPAPALGSRGDREPVYRECLTHCERRNCSGAGLRHFRSRQPLYMSLTGWTCRDDCKYECMWLTVGLYVQEGYKVPQFHGKWPFSRFLFFQEPASAFASFLNGLANFVMLNRYKALVPRSSPMYHTCIAFAWVSLNAWVWSTVFHTRETNLTEKMDYFCASAVILHSIYLCCVRTLGLKHPTFANAFGGFLLVFLACHVSYLTLVRFDYGYNMAANVAIGLLNLFWWLGWCVRNQQRLPYVWKCVAVVLLLQALALLELLDFPPLLWVFDAHAIWHISTIPVNILFYSFLVDDSLYLLKANSGILKID; the protein is encoded by the exons ATGGCGGCTCGGGCcgcgctgctgctgcttctgctgggaGCGGCGGGAGCCGGCCCCGCCCCGGCGCTAGGTTCGCGCGGGGACCGGGAGCCCGTCTACCGGGAGTGCCTGACGCACTGCGAGAGGCGCAACTGCTCCGGGGCCGGGTTGCGACACTTCCGCTCCCGCCAGCCACTCTACATGAGCCTCACAG GCTGGACCTGCAGAGATGATTGCAAATATGAATGTATGTGGCTTACGGTGGGCCTTTACGTCCAAGAAGGCTACAAAGTGCCTCAATTTCATGGAAAG TGGCCCTTTTCCCGTTTCCTGTTTTTTCAGGAACCTGCTTCTGCCTTTGCTTCATTCCTTAATGGACTTGCCAATTTTGTGATGCTGAACAGATACAAAGCTCTTGTTCCTCGTTCTTCTCCCATGTACCATACTTGTATCGCCTTTGCTTGG GTTTCTTTAAATGCCTGGGTCTGGTCTACAGTTTTCCACACTCGAGAAACAAACCTAACGGAG AAAATGGACTACTTTTGTGCATCAGCAGTCATCCTTCATTCTATTTACTTGTGCTGTGTCAG AACCCTGGGCCTGAAACATCCAACCTTTGCTAATGCATTTGGGGGCTTCCTGCTGGTCTTCCTGGCCTGCCACGTCTCATATCTCACACTTGTGCGCTTTGACTATGGTTACAACATGGCTGCTAACGTGGCAATCG GCCTCCTCAATCTTTTCTGGTGGCTGGGCTGGTGTGTGAGGAACCAGCAACGACTGCCTTACGTCTGGAAGTGTGTGGCAGTTGTGCTACTGCTCCAGGCTTTGGCTCTTCTGGAGCTCCTGGATTTTCCACCATTGCTTTGGGTCTTTGATGCCCATGCCATCTGGCACATCAGCACTATTCCTGTCAACATCCTTTTCTACAG
- the PGAP3 gene encoding post-GPI attachment to proteins factor 3 isoform X2 has product MAARAALLLLLLGAAGAGPAPALGSRGDREPVYRECLTHCERRNCSGAGLRHFRSRQPLYMSLTGWTCRDDCKYECMWLTVGLYVQEGYKVPQFHGKEPASAFASFLNGLANFVMLNRYKALVPRSSPMYHTCIAFAWVSLNAWVWSTVFHTRETNLTEKMDYFCASAVILHSIYLCCVRTLGLKHPTFANAFGGFLLVFLACHVSYLTLVRFDYGYNMAANVAIGLLNLFWWLGWCVRNQQRLPYVWKCVAVVLLLQALALLELLDFPPLLWVFDAHAIWHISTIPVNILFYSFLVDDSLYLLKANSGILKID; this is encoded by the exons ATGGCGGCTCGGGCcgcgctgctgctgcttctgctgggaGCGGCGGGAGCCGGCCCCGCCCCGGCGCTAGGTTCGCGCGGGGACCGGGAGCCCGTCTACCGGGAGTGCCTGACGCACTGCGAGAGGCGCAACTGCTCCGGGGCCGGGTTGCGACACTTCCGCTCCCGCCAGCCACTCTACATGAGCCTCACAG GCTGGACCTGCAGAGATGATTGCAAATATGAATGTATGTGGCTTACGGTGGGCCTTTACGTCCAAGAAGGCTACAAAGTGCCTCAATTTCATGGAAAG GAACCTGCTTCTGCCTTTGCTTCATTCCTTAATGGACTTGCCAATTTTGTGATGCTGAACAGATACAAAGCTCTTGTTCCTCGTTCTTCTCCCATGTACCATACTTGTATCGCCTTTGCTTGG GTTTCTTTAAATGCCTGGGTCTGGTCTACAGTTTTCCACACTCGAGAAACAAACCTAACGGAG AAAATGGACTACTTTTGTGCATCAGCAGTCATCCTTCATTCTATTTACTTGTGCTGTGTCAG AACCCTGGGCCTGAAACATCCAACCTTTGCTAATGCATTTGGGGGCTTCCTGCTGGTCTTCCTGGCCTGCCACGTCTCATATCTCACACTTGTGCGCTTTGACTATGGTTACAACATGGCTGCTAACGTGGCAATCG GCCTCCTCAATCTTTTCTGGTGGCTGGGCTGGTGTGTGAGGAACCAGCAACGACTGCCTTACGTCTGGAAGTGTGTGGCAGTTGTGCTACTGCTCCAGGCTTTGGCTCTTCTGGAGCTCCTGGATTTTCCACCATTGCTTTGGGTCTTTGATGCCCATGCCATCTGGCACATCAGCACTATTCCTGTCAACATCCTTTTCTACAG